In the genome of Polaribacter sp. MED152, one region contains:
- a CDS encoding bifunctional UDP-sugar hydrolase/5'-nucleotidase, producing the protein MKITIRIIIALTILILGSCKKDDNKIAFTFLQLNDVYEIAPIQGGEFGGLARVETVHKDLLKENSNIMLLMAGDFLNPSLIGTLKLDGQRIRGKQMIDVMNAMNFDLVTFGNHEFDLSQKDLQKRLNESNFPWISANVKLINEQETTPFYKVINNSKEYIPETYIKEFTDEDGTKIKIGFVSVCIPSNPKAYVKYENMFNKVRESYTNLKDSVDVVFGLTHVKIVNDKRISKLLPEIPLIMGGHEHTNMRVETENGIITKADANAKTVYIHRVEYDKITKKVNIKSELKEINVSIKEDEKVAKVVSKWQTILEKEIKEVLKNPNEIIYKTKIPLDGRDTPIRSEQTNLGKIITTSMSYAFNDKVDCALVNGGSIRIDDQLMGDITPVDIFRVLPFGGAIVKVKIKGRLLKRVLDYGELASGTGAYLHRYNVKWVEDNWFINNKKLDITKTYTVAFSDYLLKGFDIPFLSNENKEVLSVYHPKEDEVAYDIRKAVVNYLKTK; encoded by the coding sequence ATGAAAATTACCATTAGAATCATAATTGCTCTTACAATTTTAATATTAGGCTCTTGCAAAAAGGATGATAATAAAATAGCATTTACCTTTTTACAATTAAATGATGTTTATGAAATAGCTCCAATTCAAGGAGGTGAATTTGGAGGGTTAGCTAGAGTAGAAACTGTTCATAAAGACCTTTTAAAAGAAAACTCCAATATTATGCTTTTAATGGCAGGTGATTTTTTAAATCCTTCTTTAATAGGTACTTTAAAATTAGATGGCCAAAGAATTCGAGGTAAACAAATGATAGACGTTATGAATGCTATGAATTTCGATTTGGTAACTTTTGGAAATCATGAGTTTGACTTGTCTCAGAAAGATTTACAAAAAAGATTGAATGAAAGTAATTTCCCTTGGATTTCTGCTAATGTAAAGTTGATTAACGAACAAGAAACCACGCCATTTTATAAAGTAATCAATAATAGTAAAGAATATATTCCTGAGACTTATATAAAAGAATTTACTGACGAAGATGGTACAAAAATCAAAATTGGTTTTGTAAGCGTATGTATACCTTCAAACCCTAAAGCGTATGTGAAATACGAAAACATGTTCAATAAAGTAAGAGAATCATATACCAATTTAAAAGATTCTGTTGATGTTGTTTTTGGTTTAACCCATGTTAAAATTGTAAACGATAAAAGAATTTCGAAATTACTACCAGAAATACCATTAATTATGGGTGGTCATGAGCATACAAACATGCGAGTTGAAACGGAAAACGGAATCATAACAAAAGCAGACGCAAATGCTAAAACCGTTTATATTCATAGAGTAGAGTATGACAAGATTACAAAGAAAGTCAATATAAAGTCTGAGTTAAAAGAAATTAATGTTTCTATAAAGGAAGATGAAAAAGTAGCTAAGGTTGTTTCTAAATGGCAAACGATTCTAGAAAAAGAAATTAAGGAGGTTTTGAAAAACCCTAATGAAATAATTTATAAAACTAAAATTCCTTTAGATGGTAGAGACACGCCTATAAGAAGTGAACAAACTAATTTAGGTAAAATTATTACAACATCCATGTCTTATGCTTTTAATGATAAGGTAGATTGTGCTCTTGTAAATGGAGGTTCTATAAGAATTGATGATCAACTAATGGGTGATATAACTCCTGTTGATATTTTTAGAGTATTGCCTTTTGGTGGTGCAATTGTGAAAGTTAAAATTAAAGGACGATTACTAAAAAGAGTATTAGATTATGGAGAATTAGCTTCAGGCACAGGCGCTTATTTACATAGGTATAATGTAAAGTGGGTAGAAGATAATTGGTTTATAAATAATAAGAAATTAGATATTACAAAAACATATACTGTTGCTTTTTCAGATTATTTATTAAAGGGTTTTGACATTCCTTTTTTATCTAATGAAAACAAAGAGGTTTTATCTGTTTATCATCCTAAAGAAGATGAAGTTGCCTACGATATTCGAAAGGCAGTAGTAAATTATTTAAAAACAAAGTAG
- a CDS encoding DEAD/DEAH box helicase, protein MSTFKEIGLKAPIIKALTDLGYEKPTVIQEKAIPQIISSDTDLKAFAQTGTGKTAAFSLPILELLEEDNNNVQAIILSPTRELAVQIGNNIKDFCKYLKNVKVTTVYGGSSMEDQIRSLKKGSQIVVGTPGRTVDLINRRALKLGNVRWLVLDEADEMLNMGFKEELDKVLEATPETKQTLLFSATFPREVEAIARNYMTTPVEVTSGEKNSGSENVSHEYYAVTERTRYPALKRIADLNPDIYAIIFCRTRRETQEVADNLIKDGYNADSLHGDLSQAQRDSVMGKFRKKTIQILVATDVAARGLDVTELTHVINHKLPDQIENYTHRSGRTGRAGNKGVSIVLVNNREKGKLRVIERIIKQKFVEGKVPTGKEIVENQLMNLIDKVNDTKVNESEIKEFLPSIYDKLKDLDREELIQKFVSLEFNTMLAYYENSKDLNDLGRENSRARATADNMTRFFINIGRKDSLNPAKLIGLINDQNIGDKIEIGAIDILDTFSFFEIDKNFESETLDAFASNQPDFDGRSVNVEITKKERSGGGRRGKKKSFGKKDGGFGRRRSAEGSSSRRSSDNGGGRNRGDRSDRRSSSSSRSDRKPGGFGRKRRDS, encoded by the coding sequence ATGTCAACATTTAAAGAAATAGGGCTAAAAGCACCTATCATCAAAGCATTAACAGATTTAGGTTACGAAAAACCAACTGTTATTCAAGAAAAAGCAATTCCACAAATAATATCTTCTGATACAGATTTAAAAGCATTTGCTCAAACAGGTACAGGTAAAACTGCAGCATTTAGTTTACCTATTTTAGAACTTTTAGAAGAAGATAATAACAATGTTCAAGCCATTATATTATCGCCAACAAGAGAACTTGCAGTTCAGATTGGTAATAATATTAAAGATTTTTGCAAATATTTAAAAAATGTAAAAGTAACAACGGTTTATGGTGGTTCTAGCATGGAAGATCAAATAAGATCTTTAAAGAAAGGATCTCAAATTGTTGTAGGTACTCCAGGTAGAACTGTAGATTTAATTAATAGAAGAGCATTAAAGTTAGGCAATGTTAGATGGCTGGTTTTAGATGAAGCTGACGAAATGCTAAACATGGGCTTTAAGGAAGAACTAGACAAAGTTTTAGAAGCTACACCAGAAACCAAACAAACCTTACTATTTTCTGCAACGTTTCCTAGAGAAGTAGAAGCTATTGCTAGAAATTATATGACTACTCCTGTAGAAGTAACTTCTGGAGAAAAGAATTCTGGTTCAGAAAACGTTAGTCATGAATATTATGCAGTAACAGAAAGAACACGTTACCCTGCTTTAAAGAGAATAGCAGATTTAAATCCTGATATTTATGCAATTATCTTCTGTAGAACTCGAAGAGAGACTCAAGAAGTTGCAGATAATTTAATTAAGGATGGCTATAATGCAGATTCTCTACATGGAGATTTATCTCAAGCACAGAGAGATTCTGTTATGGGGAAATTCAGAAAGAAAACCATTCAAATCTTAGTAGCAACAGATGTTGCAGCACGTGGTTTAGATGTAACTGAATTAACTCATGTAATTAACCATAAATTACCAGACCAAATAGAAAATTACACACATAGAAGTGGTAGAACTGGTAGAGCTGGTAACAAAGGTGTATCTATTGTTTTAGTAAATAATAGAGAAAAAGGGAAATTACGTGTTATAGAACGTATCATAAAACAAAAATTTGTTGAAGGTAAAGTACCTACAGGAAAAGAAATTGTAGAAAATCAATTAATGAATTTAATTGATAAAGTAAATGATACAAAGGTTAATGAGTCTGAAATTAAAGAGTTTTTACCTAGCATTTACGATAAGTTAAAAGATTTAGACAGAGAAGAATTAATACAAAAGTTTGTTTCTTTAGAGTTCAACACAATGTTGGCTTACTATGAAAACTCTAAAGACTTGAATGATTTAGGTAGAGAGAATTCTAGAGCTAGAGCAACTGCAGATAATATGACTCGTTTTTTCATCAATATTGGTAGAAAAGACAGTTTGAATCCTGCCAAATTAATTGGTTTAATTAACGACCAGAATATTGGTGATAAGATAGAAATTGGAGCTATAGATATTCTAGATACGTTTTCTTTCTTTGAAATTGATAAGAATTTTGAGAGTGAAACCTTAGATGCTTTTGCTTCTAATCAGCCAGATTTTGATGGTAGATCTGTAAACGTAGAAATTACAAAAAAAGAACGTTCAGGAGGAGGAAGAAGAGGAAAAAAGAAATCTTTTGGTAAAAAAGATGGAGGTTTTGGACGAAGAAGAAGTGCTGAAGGTTCATCATCTAGAAGAAGTTCTGATAATGGTGGAGGAAGAAATAGAGGTGATAGAAGTGATAGAAGATCTTCTTCATCTAGCAGATCTGACAGAAAACCTGGAGGATTTGGAAGAAAAAGAAGAGATTCTTAA
- a CDS encoding ABC-F family ATP-binding cassette domain-containing protein — MLSVSNLSVQFGKRVLFDEVNTKFQTGNCYGIIGANGAGKSTFLKIISGKMDPTSGQVHLEAGKRMSVLTQDHYAYDEYPVLETVVMGNKDLFKIKKEIDALYTDYTDENAEKIGELQIVFEEMNGWNADSDAAAMLSNLGITEDLHYTLMKDLDGKQKVRVLIAQALFGNPDVLIMDEPTNDLDFETIAWLENFIANFDNCVIVVSHDRHFLDAVCTHISDIDFGKINHYSGNYTFWYESSQLAAKQRAQQNKKAEDKKKELEEFIRRFSANVAKSKQATSRKKMIDKLNVEDIKPSSRRYPAIIFDRDREAGDQILNVEGLSKSFEGEKLFDNIHINLNKGDKVAIISKNSRAITAFYQIISGNEPADSGKYSWGVTTTQSYLPLDNSEYFQNGDLNLVDWLRQYAQTEEEREEVYLRGFLGKMIFSGEEALKKSNVLSGGEKVRCMLSKMMMKRANILMLDEPTNHLDLESIQALNNSLINFKGTILFSTHDHEFAQTVANRIIELTPKGAIDRYATFDDYLSDPKIKELRETMYS, encoded by the coding sequence ATGTTATCAGTTTCTAATTTATCTGTTCAGTTTGGAAAACGTGTTTTGTTTGATGAAGTAAATACCAAATTTCAAACAGGAAATTGTTATGGAATTATAGGCGCCAATGGTGCAGGTAAATCTACATTTTTAAAAATAATTTCTGGTAAGATGGATCCTACCTCTGGTCAGGTTCATTTAGAGGCGGGTAAAAGAATGTCTGTACTTACTCAAGATCACTATGCTTATGATGAGTACCCTGTTTTAGAAACAGTGGTTATGGGTAACAAAGATCTTTTTAAAATTAAAAAAGAGATTGATGCACTTTATACAGATTATACCGATGAAAATGCAGAAAAAATTGGTGAACTTCAAATAGTTTTTGAAGAAATGAATGGTTGGAACGCAGATTCTGATGCAGCTGCAATGCTATCTAACCTTGGTATAACTGAAGATTTGCACTATACTTTAATGAAAGATTTAGATGGTAAGCAAAAAGTACGTGTGTTAATTGCACAAGCACTTTTTGGTAATCCAGATGTTTTAATTATGGATGAGCCTACCAACGATTTGGATTTTGAAACCATTGCTTGGTTAGAAAACTTTATTGCAAATTTTGATAATTGTGTAATTGTGGTTTCGCACGATAGGCACTTTTTAGATGCAGTTTGTACACATATTTCTGATATTGATTTTGGTAAGATTAATCATTATTCTGGTAACTATACATTTTGGTACGAATCTAGCCAGTTAGCTGCTAAACAAAGAGCTCAACAAAACAAAAAAGCAGAAGACAAAAAGAAAGAATTAGAAGAGTTTATTCGTAGATTTTCTGCAAACGTAGCAAAATCAAAACAAGCTACTTCTCGTAAAAAAATGATTGATAAATTAAACGTAGAAGATATTAAACCTTCTAGTAGACGTTATCCAGCAATTATTTTTGATAGAGATAGAGAAGCAGGAGATCAAATATTGAATGTAGAAGGCTTAAGTAAATCTTTTGAGGGTGAGAAATTGTTTGATAATATTCACATCAACCTAAATAAAGGAGATAAAGTTGCTATTATTTCTAAAAATTCAAGAGCTATTACAGCTTTTTATCAAATTATTTCAGGTAATGAACCTGCAGATTCAGGTAAATATTCTTGGGGTGTAACTACTACACAATCTTATTTGCCACTAGACAACTCAGAATATTTTCAGAATGGAGATTTAAATTTGGTAGATTGGTTAAGACAATACGCACAAACAGAAGAAGAAAGAGAAGAAGTATATTTAAGAGGCTTTTTAGGTAAAATGATTTTTTCTGGTGAAGAAGCTTTAAAGAAAAGTAATGTACTTTCTGGAGGAGAAAAAGTTAGATGTATGCTTTCTAAAATGATGATGAAAAGAGCCAACATTTTAATGTTAGATGAGCCAACAAATCACTTAGACTTAGAATCTATTCAAGCATTAAACAATTCTCTAATAAATTTTAAAGGAACCATTTTATTCTCTACACACGATCATGAGTTTGCACAAACTGTGGCTAACAGAATTATAGAATTAACTCCTAAAGGAGCTATTGATAGATATGCTACTTTTGATGATTATTTATCTGATCCAAAAATTAAAGAATTAAGAGAAACAATGTATTCTTAA
- a CDS encoding hydrogen peroxide-inducible genes activator codes for MTITQLKYVLSVAEYQNFTVAAEHSFVTQPTLSMQIQKLEDELDVQIFNRSKKPIELTEVGKKIVEQAKVIVDESNRILDIVHQQKGFIGGEFKLGIIPTIMPTLLPMFLNNFTKKYPKVKIIIEELTTEEIIRKLTDGHIDAAIAATPLENEAIKEKPLYYEPFVGLIPQNHRLFKNKNIDVNELEMEDILLLEDGHCFKDNIINLCRAHKIDNKKGFQLQSGSFDTLIKLSKEGLGMTLLPYLHTLDLNDSDKKFLREFNSPPPAREVSLIYHKSQLKMQLIEALKKTIDGVVRGAISFSDVKIISPLQKK; via the coding sequence ATGACTATTACTCAACTTAAATACGTTTTATCTGTAGCAGAATATCAAAATTTTACAGTCGCTGCAGAACACAGTTTTGTGACTCAGCCTACATTAAGTATGCAGATTCAAAAGCTTGAAGATGAATTAGATGTACAAATATTTAATAGATCTAAAAAACCAATTGAACTTACAGAGGTTGGTAAAAAAATTGTTGAACAAGCTAAAGTTATTGTAGATGAAAGTAACAGAATTCTAGATATTGTTCATCAGCAGAAAGGATTTATTGGAGGCGAATTCAAATTAGGAATTATACCTACTATTATGCCAACCTTATTACCTATGTTCTTAAATAATTTTACCAAAAAATATCCAAAGGTTAAAATTATTATTGAAGAACTAACTACAGAAGAAATAATTAGAAAGTTAACAGATGGTCATATAGATGCTGCCATTGCTGCTACTCCATTAGAGAATGAGGCTATAAAAGAAAAGCCATTATATTATGAACCTTTTGTAGGTTTAATTCCACAGAATCACAGGCTTTTCAAAAACAAGAATATTGATGTGAATGAATTAGAAATGGAGGATATTCTTTTATTGGAAGATGGACACTGTTTTAAAGACAATATTATAAATCTTTGTAGAGCACATAAAATTGATAATAAAAAAGGATTTCAATTGCAAAGTGGAAGTTTTGATACGTTGATAAAATTATCTAAAGAAGGTTTAGGAATGACTTTATTACCTTATTTACATACATTAGATTTGAATGATTCAGACAAGAAATTTTTACGTGAATTTAACAGTCCACCACCTGCAAGAGAAGTAAGTTTAATCTATCATAAATCACAATTAAAAATGCAATTAATAGAAGCTTTGAAGAAAACTATTGATGGCGTTGTTAGAGGAGCAATTTCATTTTCTGATGTAAAAATCATAAGTCCTTTACAAAAGAAATAG
- a CDS encoding Dps family protein encodes MNKNILGLDKSDSKESVEKLNGLLANFQIYYQNLRGLHWNIKGKNFFDLHVKFEELYTDSQVKIDEIAERILTLQGKPLHTFTDYIANSSVPVGKDISQDVEAVELVVTSLSELLKIEREILDLSDKSDDEGTNAMMSDLISEQEKTIWMLNSWLGK; translated from the coding sequence ATGAATAAGAATATATTAGGATTAGATAAATCAGACTCAAAAGAATCAGTAGAAAAATTAAATGGTTTGTTAGCAAACTTTCAAATTTACTACCAAAATTTAAGAGGTTTACACTGGAATATTAAAGGTAAAAACTTTTTTGATTTACATGTAAAATTTGAGGAATTATATACAGATAGCCAAGTAAAGATTGATGAAATTGCAGAAAGAATTTTAACGTTGCAAGGCAAACCTTTACATACTTTTACAGATTATATTGCAAATAGCAGTGTACCTGTAGGTAAAGATATTTCTCAAGATGTAGAAGCTGTAGAATTAGTAGTAACTTCTTTGTCTGAATTGTTAAAAATTGAAAGAGAAATTTTAGATTTATCTGATAAGTCTGATGATGAAGGAACAAACGCAATGATGAGCGATTTGATTTCTGAACAAGAAAAAACGATTT